A DNA window from Trypanosoma brucei brucei TREU927 chromosome 11 chr11_scaffold01 genomic scaffold, whole genome shotgun sequence contains the following coding sequences:
- a CDS encoding DNA repair helicase and transcription factor protein, putative (similar to TFIIH basal transcription factor complex helicase XPB subunit(EC 3.6.1.-) (Basic transcription factor 2 89 kDa subunit) (BTF2-p89)(TFIIH 89 kDa subunit) (DNA-repair protein complementing XP-B cells)(Xeroderma pigmentosum group B complementi), producing MQCLFLEERIKKEGCVVLFAEAFRPSFANIQGFLTTIAEPVSRLSLMHEYRMTYFSLGAAASASISVSEVIQFLDDHVYFFRDKCFASYRESVCAFAEMYMSRCNLARVVIDESRTLLECKDIVTAKTLLKDRVVRSLCCQPKETVGEDACPHFLLKSRAAARVVAERCVLLGYPLQQQYEYEKDTSIRNVNIALKSQTRPRPYQIAAVDAAASDGALRSGCIVLPCGSGKTLVGIMLLCKVKKPTLILCAGGVSVEQWRNQILEFASVCAPANNEEGDPSNSTTGEKVRTAAVGAARISCLTGKQKDEITDETDIVLTTYSMLVTAHKAQARCQVEGFEMNADGRGRNPRRANPKERLFQPYGLLIMDEVHMMPADAYKDSLGFINAKGVVGLTATYVREDSKIRDLFHLVGPKLFDISWERLASSGYLAHVTCIEVLTPLARRFSLEYLERSSELTSPQHGTPLLVMLAAANPNKMLCVMEIVKRHVAESSKILVFCDHIMLLKEYSKLLGAPVVCGDTPHRERLMIFSDFQSTSKVNVVCLSRVGDVSVNLPSANVVVQVSSHGGSRRQEAQRLGRILRPKEKASNGKPTDAWFYTVISTDTVEMSYAAHRTAFLVDQGYTCSVTEFNPDGAPEAAVEGVDDTAPGDVVSIRQAKLRGTFKKQELKCSVASPTAQGSVNPRSLDYQEKLLCRVVASWELDYQNATSQQNEPGVANDTATGLIDKKMKRARDETAEDIKREWNSGAQTTQPRGDFCRLPLQRLVGANDDVVYHES from the coding sequence ATGCAGTGCCTGTTCTTGGAGGAGAGAATCAAGAAGGAaggttgtgttgtgttgtttgcCGAGGCATTCCGACCTTCGTTCGCTAACATTCAGGGGTTTCTCACAACTATCGCAGAGCCCGTTTCACGACTTTCTCTGATGCACGAATACCGTATGACATACTTTTCACTGGGCGCGGCTGCCTCCGCCAGCATATCGGTGTCAGAAGTAATTCAGTTCTTGGACGACCACGTTTACTTTTTTCGCGATAAATGTTTTGCTTCCTACCGAGAGAGTGTTTGTGCCTTTGCTGAGATGTATATGAGTCGGTGTAACTTGGCACGTGTAGTCATAGATGAGTCGCGAACGTTGCTGGAATGTAAGGATATTGTAACGGCAAAAACATTGTTAAAGGACCGAGTCGTGCGATCCCTCTGTTGCCAACCCAAGGAAACCGTTGGTGAGGATGCGTGCCCCCATTTCCTTCTTAAGAGTCGCGCCGCGGCGAGGGTGGTGGCCGAGCGCTGCGTTCTGCTTGGCTACCCgctacaacaacaatacgaGTATGAGAAGGATACAAGCATTCGTAACGTTAACATTGCGTTGAAGTCTCAAACTAGGCCTCGCCCATACCAGATCGCTGCTGTTGACGCCGCGGCGAGCGATGGTGCTTTGCGCAGTGGTTGTATAGTTCTTCCCTGTGGATCTGGTAAGACACTTGTCGGTATCATGCTCCTTTGTAAGGTAAAGAAACCAACACTCATACTTTGCGCAGGGGGCGTGAGTGTTGAGCAGTGGAGAAACCAGATTTTAGAGTTCGCAAGCGTTTGTGCCCCCGCAAACAATGAAGAGGGCGATCCGTCGAATAGTACCACTGGCGAGAAGGTGCGGACAGCAGCAGTTGGGGCTGCACGCATCTCATGTCTGACCGGAAAGCAGAAGGATGAGATCACGGATGAGACGGATATTGTGCTGACGACGTACAGTATGCTGGTGACTGCGCATAAGGCCCAGGCGCGCTGCCAAGTGGAGGGCTTCGAAATGAACGCTGATGGACGGGGAAGAAACCCCCGGAGGGCCAATCCTAAGGAGCGGCTGTTCCAACCGTACGGTCTTCTTATCATGGATGAAGTGCACATGATGCCTGCGGATGCGTACAAGGATAGCTTGGGTTTCATCAACGCTAAAGGCGTTGTGGGGCTGACGGCAACGTATGTGCGGGAGGATTCCAAAATACGTGacctttttcatttggtaGGACCAAAGTTGTTTGACATTTCGTGGGAAAGACTGGCGAGTAGTGGTTATTTAGCTCACGTGACCTGCATCGAGGTGCTGACGCCGCTGGCGCGCCGCTTCAGTCTTGAGTACCTTGAGCGCAGCAGCGAGCTTACATCGCCACAACACGGTACACCGCTTCTCGTGATGCTTGCGGCTGCTAACCCCAACAAGATGCTGTGCGTTATGGAGATCGTCAAGAGACATGTCGCCGAGTCCTCGAAGATTCTCGTTTTCTGTGACCACATCATGCTACTGAAGGAATACAGCAAGCTTCTCGGTGCACCTGTGGTTTGCGGGGATACGCCTCATCGGGAGCGCCTGATGATATTCTCTGACTTTCAGAGTACCTCGAAGGTAAACGTTGTTTGCCTGTCGCGTGTAGGAGATGTTAGTGTAAACCTTCCAAGCGCGAATGTTGTGGTGCAGGTATCCAGTCACGGTGGAAGCAGACGGCAAGAGGCACAGCGCCTCGGGAGGATTCTGCGccccaaagaaaaagcgagCAATGGCAAACCCACCGACGCTTGGTTTTACACTGTGATCAGCACAGACACCGTTGAGATGTCGTACGCAGCACACCGAACTGCATTCCTCGTGGATCAGGGCTACACGTGTAGTGTCACGGAGTTTAACCCTGACGGCGCTCCGGAGGCTGCTGTGGAGGGGGTAGATGACACGGCACCGGGTGATGTTGTTAGTATTCGTCAGGCGAAACTCCGTGGCACCTTCAAGAAACAAGAACTAAAATGCAGTGTTGCTTCACCCACTGCACAGGGATCTGTCAATCCACGTAGTCTGGACTACCAGGAGAAGCTTCTTTGCCGTGTGGTTGCGAGTTGGGAGTTGGATTACCAAAATGCAACGTCACAGCAGAATGAGCCAGGTGTGGCAAATGACACAGCAACTGGTTTGATAgacaagaaaatgaagagggcGAGAGACGAAACCGCTGAGGATATCAAGCGCGAGTGGAACTCGGGCGCTCAGACGACGCAACCACGTGGGGACTTTTGTCGCTTGCCGCTGCAAAGGTTAGTAGGCGCTAACGATGACGTTGTCTATCATGAGAGTTAG
- a CDS encoding 60S ribosomal protein L2, putative (similar to 60S ribosomal protein L2 (L8) (Ribosomal protein TL2). (Swiss-Prot:P29766) (Lycopersicon esculentum;)) — MGKTVLTCRKGNGSVYQVHGHKRLGPAKLRILDYAERHGFMRGVVKAIEHEPGRGAPLARVEFRHPYKYRRVKELMVAPEGMFTGQSMLCGVKAPLAIGNVLPLGQITEGCIVCNVEAKVGDRGTLARASGDYCIIISHNTETGRTRLKLPSGQKKTVPSSCRAMIGIVAGGGRIEKPVLKAGNSFYRFRGKRNCWPKVRGVARNPVEHPHGGGNHQHIGHPSTVSRHAPPGQKVGLIAARRTGRIRGSRAVRGAWHPEE; from the coding sequence ATGGGGAAGACAGTGCTTACCTGCCGTAAGGGCAACGGCTCTGTGTACCAGGTGCACGGCCACAAGCGGCTCGGCCCCGCGAAGCTGCGCATTCTCGACTACGCCGAGCGTCACGGTTTCATGCGCGGTGTTGTGAAGGCCATCGAACACGAGCCCGGCCGCGGTGCTCCGCTGGCGCGCGTGGAGTTCCGCCACCCGTACAAATACCGCCGCGTGAAGGAATTGATGGTCGCTCCGGAAGGCATGTTCACCGGACAGTCGATGCTCTGTGGTGTTAAGGCACCGCTTGCTATTGGGAATGTCCTGCCACTCGGTCAAATCACGGAGGGTTGCATCGTTTGCAACGTGGAGGCAAAGGTTGGCGACCGCGGTACCCTCGCCCGTGCTTCTGGCGACTATTGCATTATTATTTCGCACAACACTGAAACGGGTCGCACCCGCCTCAAGCTTCCAAGCGGCCAGAAGAAAACGGTCCCCAGCAGCTGCCGTGCCATGATTGGCATCGTCGCCGGTGGTGGCCGTATTGAAAAGCCGGTGCTTAAAGCCGGTAATTCCTTCTACCGCTTCCGTGGCAAACGCAACTGCTGGCCCAAGGTACGTGGTGTGGCTCGTAACCCCGTGGAGCACCCTCACGGTGGTGGTAACCATCAACACATTGGCCACCCCTCCACCGTCTCGCGCCACGCCCCACCCGGACAGAAGGTTGGTTTAATTGCCGCCCGTCGCACGGGTCGTATTCGCGGTAGCAGAGCTGTCAGGGGCGCGTGGCATCCGGAGGAGTAG
- a CDS encoding peptidase, putative produces the protein MIGFVYNIVCMIRCRSRDVVEEEDAYVVGSGTYCGGGTAEMVKLAACKLLYFSYRCQFEPLRNGSTTDIGWGCTIRAGQMMLAHALMRYKNGGGASFEDSIVPSLKQATQHLFHDDPSAPFGIHAITNKGVQHGAPCGSWFGPTHVAVVMGALMEDYLRNGGQGPDVLVLRDRQVMEDEVRKILLLSKHVLLLIPVMLGPHHISEGYAKLLKRCLRMESTVGAVGGKEGSAFFFMGYQGGNLIVLDPHYAQSAFTCSDTQGKISGEWYTLPLTSCSTSVLLGFYIHSPDSFSQFTGDIKDANSSLIFPLIEVTTSDCVGHIFNEDDPDVCSLVSFGDEESSGASQPVT, from the coding sequence ATGATTGGTTTCGTGTACAATATAGTGTGTATGATTCGTTGTAGAAGTCGAGATGTGGTAGAGGAAGAAGATGCATACGTCGTTGGTTCAGGTACGTACTGTGGAGGTGGAACCGCGGAAATGGTAAAGTTAGCGGCCTGCAAGCTACTGTATTTTTCTTATCGTTGCCAGTTTGAACCACTGAGGAACGGTTCAACAACCGATATCGGGTGGGGGTGCACGATTCGTGCGGGTCAAATGATGCTCGCCCACGCTTTAATGCGTTACAAGAACGGTGGCGGTGCTTCATTTGAGGATAGTATTGTTCCTTCCCTAAAGCAAGCAACTCAGCACCTTTTCCATGATGATCCTTCGGCACCCTTTGGTATACATGCCATAACAAATAAGGGAGTACAGCACGGCGCCCCTTGTGGTAGCTGGTTTGGTCCCACCCACGTGGCGGTAGTTATGGGGGCCCTAATGGAGGATTATCTTAGAAATGGTGGCCAAGGCCCGGACGTGCTTGTTCTTCGTGACCGACAAGTGATGGAAGATGAGGTGAGGAAGATACTCCTCCTTTCCAAACACGTGCTGTTGCTTATACCCGTGATGCTGGGACCTCATCATATTTCTGAGGGGTACGCCAAGTTGCTGAAGCGTTGCCTTCGAATGGAAAGCACTGTGGGTGCAgttggagggaaagaaggctctgctttctttttcatggGCTATCAGGGGGGAAATCTCATTGTCTTAGATCCTCATTATGCGCAAAGCGCTTTTACGTGTTCCGATACTCAAGGGAAGATCTCAGGTGAATGGTACACGTTGCCGCTGACCAGCTGTAGCACATCAGTGCTGCTTGGGTTTTATATTCATTCTCCCGACAGTTTTAGCCAATTCACGGGCGATATCAAAGACGCAAACTCGTCATTAATATTCCCCCTTATTGAAGTCACTACGAGTGATTGCGTGGGTCACATCTTTAATGAGGATGACCCCGACGTTTGTTCGCTCGTGTCGTTTGGAGACGAGGAGTCTTCTGGAGCATCCCAACCGGTTACCTAG
- a CDS encoding hypothetical protein, conserved (GPI-Anchor Signal predicted for Tb11.01.7980 by DGPI v2.04 with cleavage site probability 1.72 near 339), protein MEVVGRGRHAVMSIAASSTCPTTFGSLDTVGAVTLWDTRLKQKDYARVEAGPTVAAEGDATELLLAADVHMALVLAGEWITSYDLRRHAKLCSYRHTCELATFLGGTHPQRETTTLVVDEDGAITPFSLLECSPTAHLPACFSGGGQTIDAPSFGSLSNWCCGLGFVKRQQQDVAPLLCAIGMDGGGAIFSSPNRQEGEFNLLGDDWLVPSSGEVINPPLLTTCSFMESYVAIGRANGMYSIATATEDGDSIMEIFASPGHAHNNLSVIGWTGTPRPRLVTCSVCGEVSAWDVLPLLELEMEESVGDVEEGDPPPLDTSGSVREATGQMASVNCGVVIGGSRLVVGDTMGFVTTCNVA, encoded by the coding sequence ATGGAGGTGGTTGGGCGTGGCAGACACGCCGTGATGTCAATTGCCGCCTCCTCAACATGCCCAACTACTTTTGGGTCGCTCGACACCGTAGGCGCCGTGACTCTCTGGGACACGCGTTTGAAGCAGAAAGATTACGCTCGTGTTGAGGCCGGACCCACGGTAGCAGCTGAGGGGGATGCGACAGAGTTACTTCTGGCGGCAGATGTGCACATGGCACTTGTTCTGGCGGGTGAGTGGATTACCAGCTACGACTTACGCCGGCACGCAAAACTTTGTTCGTATAGGCACACGTGTGAGCTCGCCACATTTTTGGGGGGCACCCACCCACAACGTGAGACCACGACACTTGTGGTTGACGAGGATGGTGCCATAACGCCATTTAGTCTGCTCGAGTGCTCCCCGACTGCGCACCTTCCGGCATGTTTTTCGGGTGGAGGACAAACTATTGATGCGCCTTCGTTTGGTTCGCTCTCGAACTGGTGTTGTGGTCTTGGGTTTGTTAAGAGACAGCAGCAGGACGTTGCGCCGTTGCTCTGTGCCATTGGAATGGATGGTGGGGGTGCTATTTTTTCCTCACCGAATCGTCAGGAGGGAGAATTTAACTTATTGGGTGACGACTGGCTGGTTCCGTCGAGTGGAGAGGTGATAAACCCACCGCTTCTGACGACCTGTTCTTTTATGGAAAGCTACGTGGCGATTGGTCGGGCAAACGGGATGTATTCCATTGCCACGGCCACTGAGGACGGTGACTCCATAATGGAAATTTTCGCCTCTCCCGGACACGCTCACAATAATTTGTCGGTGATCGGTTGGACGGGAACCCCACGACCTCGTTTGGTGACGTGCTCAGTTTGTGGTGAGGTATCCGCTTGGGATGTACTTCCACTCTTAGAGCTGGAGATGGAAGAGAGTGTGGGTGATGTTGAAGAGGGCGATCCGCCCCCTCTGGATACGAGTGGAAGTGTGCGGGAGGCGACGGGCCAAATGGCCTCCGTGAACTGCGGTGTTGTTATTGGTGGCAGCCGACTCGTTGTTGGCGACACTATGGGATTTGTGACGACGTGCAATGTTGCATAA
- a CDS encoding myosin, putative, with the protein MTTEQKVERVVVGQQVYFQQQQKGWIRGVVKAVPEGSGKVQVEDAASGNVETIPLTRVHGYIPQAFDAENPDLFHLNDLHVAPALHCIKQRFEELHLQYSLLGEVVLSVNPFQPMPFNTDKNREKYLTSPNQRLLPPHVWQVAHRAYVQIIVRGLRNQSVVISGESGSGKTETTKMLVGYLGQMSHQRSGNPMQRRVADKVSDSLEWSNPVLESFGNARTLRNHNSSRFGKYIKLYFDSVSGVMVGGKVSTYLLEKSRIVRQASGERNYHIFYEMLAGLSPEEKAELGGLKTSADYKCLRVGNTFDRRGVDGETLNDAEEFSKVRKALTNLGIANNTSRSMFKILAAILHLLELEFTSDQNDKACIVDEGPFLAACGLLQVDPKLLRECFLVKSSTSIVTIHANKREAEGFCGAFCKAIYVGLFDLLVKLVNASIAPQESTNECKYIGLLDIFGFENFSTNGFEQLCINYANDVLQNHYNKYTFLNDEAECKSEGVSIPEVAFPDNTECIGMFEQKRFGIFALLDNECNYKAGTSERFTQNVWDHWRTLNTFFVLPKSTVPNQFGVRHYASFVNYTTGDWLEKNTDGIKHEVYQTVSNSADAFIRSLFSDGPVLNDRKHTVGLRFQNQLTALREELELTETQFVRCIKPNMSASPHLFENVLVSNQLESTSLLQTIKLKRQGYPVRRSIHDFCRYFFLIMPRSPAELYKRHCIEEAAKTMLAVYQKLYDWATPNFAVGRTKVFLRAEVWASLERLLLRRKGCLLRRCVPLLRRWVYVYRESKRRVEERRQAELKLERKEQARRVAQMSVNATNRELMDWIEELSALFPSIGVVTIRDVVLFLPKREESLKALLEMQRQRFDGSLPLSFTRVMDEAGMRQQIIEKFLRNGINTLYRLAGCDEMVLRGYGVTETELASVRRHLLKEESARVRLDRLRDSIGVTQLSAILLEAKHSAHAAADYTTKIRDLMDLGFPRSHVVPVLTHYSGDVEKAAARLLREDVGERLREKPPKGEKGRWTSFDAEVQQLVKLGVSKEKAKNALRSTNGSVDEAARSLFNNVT; encoded by the coding sequence ATGACCACGGAGCAAAAAGTCGAACGCGTAGTTGTGGGGCAGCAGGTGTATttccagcagcaacagaagggGTGGATCCGCGGTGTCGTAAAGGCGGTTCCGGAGGGGAGTGGAAAGGTGCAAGTGGAAGATGCCGCGAGTGGGAATGTTGAGACCATCCCACTCACGAGGGTGCACGGCTATATTCCACAAGCCTTTGACGCGGAGAATCCCGATTTGTTTCATCTGAACGACCTCCACGTAGCACCTGCGCTGCATTGCATCAAACAGCGTTTCGAGGAGCTGCACTTGCAGTATTCGTTGTTGGGTGAGGTTGTGCTTAGTGTTAATCCATTTCAACCTATGCCATTTAACACTGACAAAAACCGTGAAAAATACCTCACTTCACCGAACCAGCGTCTACTTCCTCCTCACGTGTGGCAAGTGGCGCACAGAGCGTACGTTCAAATAATTGTACGAGGTCTCAGAAACCAATCTGTTGTTATCTCCGGTGAATCCGGCAGTGGCAAGACGGAGACGACCAAAATGTTGGTCGGCTACCTCGGCCAGATGAGTCATCAGCGTAGTGGTAACCCTATGCAACGTCGGGTTGCGGATAAAGTTTCCGACAGCCTTGAGTGGAGCAATCCCGTGCTGGAATCATTTGGCAATGCTCGCACTTTGCGCAACCACAACTCATCACGTTTCGGCAAGTACATCAAACTCTACTTCGACAGTGTCTCCGGAGTCATGGTGGGTGGTAAGGTGTCCACGTACCTATTGGAAAAGAGCCGCATTGTTCGACAGGCTAGTGGTGAGCGGAATTACCACATTTTCTACGAAATGCTCGCCGGACTTTCTCCGGAGGAAAAGGCAGAGCTTGGTGGTTTGAAAACATCGGCTGACTACAAATGTCTCAGAGTTGGCAACACATTTGACCGCCGTGGTGTGGACGGTGAAACATTGAATGACGCCGAGGAGTTCAGTAAAGTACGGAAGGCGCTCACTAATCTTGGCATTGCTAACAATACTTCGAGAAGCATGTTTAAGATACTTGCGGCCATTTTGCATCTGTTGGAATTGGAGTTTACGTCAGACCAAAATGATAAGGCATGCATAGTGGATGAGGGCCCGTTTCTAGCAGCCTGTGGACTTCTCCAGGTGGACCCCAAGCTCTTGCGTGAGTGTTTTCTCGTGAAAAGTAGTACGAGCATCGTGACAATTCATGCCAACAAGAGGGAGGCTGAAGGTTTTTGTGGAGCCTTTTGTAAGGCTATTTACGTTGGGCTGTTTGATCTCCTCGTGAAGCTTGTAAACGCATCAATTGCGCCACAGGAGAGCACAAATGAGTGTAAGTACATTGGGCTTCTTGACATCTTCGGTTTTGAGAATTTTTCCACCAATGGTTTCGAACAGTTGTGCATCAATTACGCCAACGATGTGTTACAGAACCACTATAACAAATATACCTTCCTCAATGACGAGGCAGAGTGTAAGAGCGAAGGCGTGAGTATCCCGGAAGTGGCTTTTCCTGACAACACGGAGTGCATCGGTATGTTTGAACAAAAGAGGTTTGGTATATTCGCCTTGCTTGACAATGAGTGCAACTACAAAGCTGGAACCTCGGAGCGTTTCACTCAAAATGTATGGGACCATTGGCGCACCTTAAACACGTTCTTTGTGCTTCCCAAAAGCACCGTTCCGAACCAATTTGGTGTTAGGCACTATGCCTCTTTCGTGAACTACACCACAGGGGATTGGCTGGAGAAGAATACAGATGGCATCAAGCATGAGGTATACCAGACTGTAAGCAACTCTGCGGATGCGTTCATTCGCTCCCTGTTTTCTGACGGCCCAGTGCTCAATGATCGAAAACATACGGTGGGGCTGCGTTTTCAAAATCAACTAACTGCACTGAGAGAGGAGTTGGAGTTGACGGAAACCCAATTCGTTCGTTGCATTAAACCCAACATGTCTGCAAGTCCACACCTGTTTGAAAACGTTCTCGTTTCGAATCAACTGGAATCGACGTCTTTGTTGCAGACCATTAAACTAAAACGGCAGGGATACCCAGTGCGCCGCTCCATTCACGACTTTTGCAGGTACTTCTTTCTCATTATGCCGCGGTCACCAGCAGAGTTGTACAAGCGTCATTGCATTGAAGAAGCGGCGAAGACTATGCTCGCGGTCTATCAAAAGCTCTACGACTGGGCAACCCCCAATTTCGCTGTGGGCCGTACCAAAGTCTTTCTCCGTGCGGAAGTGTGGGCTTCACTTGagaggttgctgctgcgccgAAAGGGTTGTCTTTTACGTCGGTGCGTCCCTCTCCTTCGACGGTGGGTTTATGTTTATCGTGAGTCGAAACGTCGGGTGGAAGAGCGCCGTCAAGCGGAGCTGAAGCTGGAACGAAAGGAGCAGGCGCGGCGCGTGGCGCAGATGTCTGTAAATGCTACGAACAGGGAACTGATGGATTGGATAGAGGAGTTGTCTGCTCTGTTTCCGTCTATTGGCGTAGTGACAATACGAGACGTCGTGCTGTTCCTACCGAAGCGTGAGGAATCACTAAAGGCGTTGCTTGAAATGCAACGGCAGCGGTTTGATGGATCTCTGCCGCTCTCCTTCACGCGTGTGATGGATGAGGCCGGCATGCGGCAGCAGATCATTGAGAAGTTTCTGCGCAATGGCATTAACACCCTTTACAGACTAGCGGGCTGTGACGAGATGGTCTTGCGGGGCTACGGGGTGACGGAAACAGAACTTGCCTCTGTGAGACGACATTTGTTGAAGGAAGAATCCGCCCGTGTAAGGTTGGATCGATTGCGAGATAGCATTGGCGTCACTCAATTGAGTGCTATCCTGTTAGAGGCGAAACATAGTGCACATGCCGCGGCGGACTACACGACAAAAATACGAGATCTGATGGACTTGGGGTTTCCCCGGAGTCATGTCGTGCCTGTACTCACGCATTACAGTGGTGACGTGGAAAAGGCGGCTGCGCGGTTGCTTCGCGAGGACGTGGGTGAGCGGCTCAGGGAGAAACCACcaaagggggagaagggtCGTTGGACGTCCTTCGATGCGGAAGTGCAGCAGTTAGTGAAACTTGGCGTCTCAAAGGAGAAGGCGAAGAATGCTCTTCGAAGCACGAATGGAAGTGTAGATGAGGCCGCGCGTAGCCTTTTTAACAACGTTACGTAG